A genomic window from Ignavibacteria bacterium includes:
- a CDS encoding YeeE/YedE family protein has product MLPIDVIALLGKFWGYAVFVLIGIGFGVSLELAGFGDSRRLAAQFYLKDMTVLKTMFTGIVVAAVLIFMSSAIGILDFSQISVTQTFLWPGIVGGLIMGVGFIVGGYCPGTSVVSAASLKIDGMFFLTGTILGAGIFGESLPAFSDFWNSSFTERYLLSDWLGWSIGATLFAVVLMAIMMFYGAEKTEEFFRNKNSGKKWSWKISKRSYTAGAAAMVAAAAIIWLIGQPDPVRKWSLMEGKYGSQLASRDVFIHPLEYVKTYNEAAIKLVTLDLRTPEEFGKFHLSGAESVKPEDMLKPDFIAPLAQLPAQGVVVLIADEDSVSVQAWKYLKVQGVNNVYILENGLRDWNKLFDGKSISGKSINISSPPAEVLKLFPKDAYTPKIKISTKKRSGGLCS; this is encoded by the coding sequence ATGTTACCAATAGATGTAATTGCTTTACTGGGAAAATTCTGGGGATACGCCGTTTTTGTTCTGATAGGCATAGGGTTTGGTGTATCACTTGAGCTTGCCGGATTCGGAGATTCAAGGCGGCTTGCGGCACAGTTCTATTTAAAGGATATGACAGTACTGAAAACTATGTTTACCGGAATTGTTGTTGCTGCAGTTTTAATTTTTATGTCTTCAGCAATCGGTATTCTTGATTTTTCCCAAATATCAGTAACCCAGACATTTTTATGGCCGGGTATTGTTGGGGGATTAATCATGGGTGTTGGATTTATAGTTGGTGGTTACTGCCCGGGCACATCAGTAGTTTCAGCAGCCAGCCTTAAGATAGATGGAATGTTTTTCCTGACGGGAACTATACTTGGTGCAGGAATTTTCGGTGAGTCACTTCCTGCATTCAGTGATTTCTGGAACTCTTCTTTTACCGAAAGATACCTGCTTTCTGACTGGCTTGGATGGTCAATAGGCGCAACTTTGTTTGCTGTTGTTCTGATGGCAATAATGATGTTTTACGGCGCAGAAAAAACAGAAGAATTTTTCAGGAATAAAAACTCCGGAAAGAAATGGTCATGGAAAATTTCAAAACGCTCCTATACTGCCGGCGCTGCTGCCATGGTTGCTGCAGCAGCAATTATATGGCTGATAGGCCAGCCTGACCCTGTGAGAAAATGGAGCCTGATGGAAGGCAAATACGGTAGCCAGCTTGCATCACGAGATGTCTTTATTCACCCGCTGGAATATGTAAAAACGTATAATGAAGCTGCTATAAAGCTGGTTACGCTAGATCTTCGTACACCGGAGGAATTCGGTAAATTCCACCTTTCTGGAGCTGAGAGTGTTAAGCCTGAAGATATGCTGAAACCAGATTTTATAGCTCCATTGGCGCAACTTCCGGCGCAGGGTGTAGTTGTGCTGATTGCAGATGAAGATTCCGTTTCAGTGCAGGCATGGAAGTATTTGAAGGTTCAGGGTGTGAACAATGTTTACATCCTCGAAAACGGGTTAAGGGACTGGAATAAATTATTTGACGGAAAATCCATTTCAGGAAAATCAATAAACATTTCATCACCTCCGGCAGAAGTCCTAAAGCTTTTTCCGAAGGATGCATATACACCAAAAATCAAGATCAGCACTAAAAAACGTTCAGGCGGACTTTGCAGCTAA